A single genomic interval of Candidatus Bipolaricaulis anaerobius harbors:
- a CDS encoding trigger factor: protein MTEGGFTVEREGSEVVLSIEVPAEEIRKKEQDLLAAARAQLTVPGFRPGKAPEDLILRQYGPDEFARDLKEDLIREWLSRALGELDLHPVTTPAVETTAFTPGERLAFRVKFAVLPEVAIPDELVVEVPEPPPAEVTDDEVQAVLADLRREAAVLEPKDGPAEEGDVIRLERAGRDWEGEATASRPIGRQLLGVRAGERVTLTEEGGRSEVFSVTGVYRLLLPTLEEAAGTYGHPSWEAFEQAVREELGRVAEARRLQARRLAALDAAADALGIEVPPTLLAEAVAAEMKELRLHPDQRPRLEEAVRRKLRREIVAQRVAEARGLQPDEDEVKRRAEEQGREESAVWVALVLEKAADWVISQARRHE from the coding sequence GTGACCGAGGGAGGGTTTACCGTCGAACGTGAGGGGAGCGAGGTCGTGCTCTCCATCGAGGTGCCAGCGGAGGAGATCCGGAAGAAGGAACAGGACCTCCTCGCCGCGGCCCGGGCTCAGCTCACGGTGCCCGGGTTCCGCCCCGGCAAGGCCCCCGAGGACCTCATCCTCCGCCAGTACGGCCCGGACGAGTTCGCCCGCGACCTCAAGGAAGACCTGATCCGGGAGTGGCTCTCCCGGGCGCTAGGGGAGCTGGACCTGCATCCGGTCACCACGCCGGCCGTGGAGACGACCGCGTTCACGCCGGGCGAGCGCCTCGCCTTCCGGGTTAAGTTCGCCGTCCTCCCTGAGGTGGCGATCCCGGACGAGCTGGTGGTGGAGGTCCCGGAGCCCCCGCCGGCGGAGGTCACGGACGATGAAGTTCAGGCTGTGCTCGCCGACCTCCGCCGCGAGGCAGCGGTGCTCGAGCCGAAGGACGGGCCGGCCGAGGAGGGCGACGTGATCCGCCTTGAACGGGCCGGCCGCGATTGGGAAGGTGAGGCCACCGCGTCCCGCCCCATCGGGAGGCAGCTTCTCGGGGTGAGGGCCGGGGAACGGGTCACCCTCACCGAGGAGGGCGGCCGGTCGGAGGTGTTCTCCGTGACCGGGGTGTATCGCCTCCTCCTCCCCACCCTGGAGGAGGCAGCCGGGACCTACGGGCACCCCTCGTGGGAGGCGTTCGAGCAGGCGGTACGCGAGGAGCTCGGGCGGGTCGCGGAGGCGCGGCGGTTGCAGGCGCGGCGGCTGGCGGCGCTCGATGCGGCGGCCGATGCCCTCGGGATCGAAGTCCCCCCCACCCTCCTCGCCGAGGCCGTCGCCGCGGAGATGAAGGAGCTGCGGCTCCATCCCGACCAGAGGCCGCGGCTGGAGGAGGCAGTGCGGCGCAAGCTGCGGCGGGAGATCGTCGCCCAGCGGGTGGCGGAGGCGAGGGGCCTCCAACCGGACGAGGACGAAGTGAAGCGGCGGGCTGAGGAGCAGGGCCGCGAGGAGAGCGCGGTGTGGGTCGCGCTCGTCCTGGAGAAGGCCGCGGACTGGGTCATCTCCCAAGCGAGGAGGCACGAATGA
- a CDS encoding NFACT RNA binding domain-containing protein codes for MEGIELRKALEEARALEGARLAKVHQVGDVFFLRTYRPRGALVLDPGGKAFHRTSLRPPALPSPPPFCMLLRSLAGQPLLALDQAGLDRVVRLRFPEADLVLDLRPRQGDVFFLARDGRMASFRGGELRPVDFAAADDPVTGLGPLLRRAAAAHVGHPPAPEELAAFAADLLAQAPAGYLYRTASGRVASFFPRPDLGEPDATFPSFSEALDHLLEQRLGVGLARDQLDQVERALRRRERALAALAAAEAEAQNWQQFQAQADLILTRIADIPRGAAVAVVEGFDGRPVELELNPALPPAAQAHALYAKAKKLRRRLARTPARREELAAEIRRLRDLRDLLTQEPHLAPYVAGETAALAPASPREKPAPAARPRELVVEGFPIQIGRSGEENDRLVQGARPHDLWLHARGVPGAHVIIRTEGRPVPREVLERAAELAAWHSRARGERKVPISYTEARYVRKRKGAPPGMVTLQREEVLVVPGDRGP; via the coding sequence GGGGATTGAGCTTCGGAAGGCGCTGGAGGAGGCGCGGGCCCTCGAGGGAGCGCGCCTGGCGAAGGTCCACCAGGTGGGGGACGTCTTCTTCCTCCGCACCTACCGCCCGCGCGGGGCGCTCGTCCTCGACCCCGGGGGCAAGGCGTTCCACCGCACCTCGCTCCGCCCGCCCGCCCTCCCCTCGCCTCCCCCGTTCTGCATGCTCCTCCGCTCGCTCGCCGGACAACCCCTCCTCGCCCTCGATCAGGCTGGACTGGACCGGGTGGTGCGCCTCCGGTTCCCGGAGGCTGACCTCGTCCTCGACCTCCGCCCACGGCAGGGGGACGTGTTCTTCCTCGCCCGCGATGGACGGATGGCCTCGTTCCGCGGGGGGGAGCTACGGCCCGTGGATTTTGCGGCCGCCGATGATCCCGTAACCGGCCTGGGGCCCCTCCTCCGCCGCGCCGCCGCCGCCCACGTGGGGCACCCCCCGGCACCGGAGGAACTGGCCGCGTTCGCGGCGGACCTCCTCGCGCAAGCCCCAGCGGGATACCTGTACAGGACGGCGAGCGGGAGGGTGGCGAGCTTCTTCCCCCGTCCCGACCTTGGAGAGCCGGACGCCACCTTCCCCTCGTTCAGCGAAGCCCTGGACCATCTCCTCGAGCAGCGCCTGGGGGTGGGGCTCGCCCGGGATCAGCTCGACCAGGTCGAGCGGGCCCTGCGGAGGCGGGAACGGGCCCTCGCCGCGCTCGCCGCGGCGGAGGCCGAGGCGCAGAACTGGCAACAGTTCCAGGCGCAGGCCGACCTCATCCTCACGCGGATCGCGGACATCCCCCGGGGGGCCGCGGTGGCGGTCGTGGAGGGGTTCGATGGGCGACCGGTTGAGCTTGAGCTCAACCCGGCCCTTCCTCCGGCAGCCCAGGCCCATGCGCTCTATGCGAAGGCGAAGAAACTGCGGCGGAGGCTCGCGAGGACCCCCGCTCGCCGCGAGGAGCTTGCGGCGGAGATCCGGCGGCTGCGGGACCTGCGGGACCTCCTCACCCAGGAGCCGCACCTCGCCCCGTACGTGGCGGGGGAGACCGCTGCCCTTGCCCCCGCTTCCCCACGCGAAAAGCCCGCCCCGGCCGCGCGCCCCCGCGAGCTTGTTGTGGAGGGCTTCCCGATCCAGATCGGTCGATCGGGAGAGGAGAACGACCGCCTCGTCCAGGGTGCCCGCCCCCATGACCTGTGGCTGCACGCCCGCGGCGTTCCCGGCGCGCACGTCATCATCCGTACGGAGGGGCGACCTGTGCCCCGCGAGGTCCTGGAAAGGGCCGCGGAGCTCGCGGCCTGGCATTCGCGGGCGCGGGGTGAGCGTAAGGTCCCGATCAGCTACACTGAAGCCCGTTATGTGCGCAAACGAAAGGGGGCACCGCCAGGCATGGTGACGCTCCAGAGGGAGGAGGTCCTCGTCGTCCCGGGGGACAGGGGACCGTGA
- a CDS encoding ATP-dependent Clp protease proteolytic subunit — protein MKMQRFTEQERLMSYYDQVLARLFADRIIFLSGTIITGAPGRVMQYVGAEWIVSQMLSLEAEDPEKDIQLYINSPGGDVSAALAIYDTMQTTKCPVRTICVGVAASAAAIILAGGAKGKRFSLPNAKILIHQPWVSGVGGQAIDVKIYADEIMKTRDRVNEILAKHTGQPKEKIEKDTDRDFWMSAEEAKAYGIVDEIIPPRR, from the coding sequence ATGAAGATGCAGCGGTTCACCGAGCAGGAACGCCTGATGTCCTACTACGACCAGGTCCTGGCGCGGCTCTTCGCCGACCGGATCATCTTCCTGTCCGGGACGATCATCACCGGGGCCCCGGGACGGGTCATGCAGTACGTGGGGGCGGAGTGGATCGTGTCCCAGATGTTGAGCCTCGAGGCCGAGGACCCGGAGAAGGACATCCAGCTCTACATCAATAGCCCCGGGGGCGACGTGTCGGCGGCGCTCGCGATCTACGACACGATGCAGACCACGAAGTGCCCGGTGCGCACGATCTGCGTCGGGGTGGCCGCCTCGGCCGCGGCGATCATCCTCGCCGGTGGGGCCAAGGGGAAGAGGTTCTCCCTCCCCAATGCCAAGATCCTCATCCACCAGCCGTGGGTGTCCGGCGTCGGCGGCCAGGCGATCGATGTCAAGATCTACGCCGACGAGATCATGAAGACCCGCGATCGGGTGAACGAGATCTTGGCCAAGCACACCGGCCAGCCGAAAGAAAAGATCGAGAAGGACACGGACCGCGACTTCTGGATGAGCGCCGAGGAAGCGAAGGCGTACGGGATCGTGGACGAGATCATCCCGCCCCGCCGCTAG
- a CDS encoding site-2 protease family protein — MIELVYGLLSLAALFLCVIPHEVAHGYVAWKLGDPTAKAAGRLTLNPLKHLDPIGSVVLPLGLLLLRQFVGGSLVVFGWAKPVPINPYYFRDTWKGTLYVSLAGPGTNFAMALAAAGLGRGLVALGVRNAYVLAFVALIVLLSLVLGLFNLLPVPPLDGSKVLAYFLPVRWRLALLRWEQFGLVIVVALLFLGVLQVVFTGAEAIALHLIGLRWALLSGLWG, encoded by the coding sequence GTGATCGAGCTCGTCTACGGGCTGCTCTCCCTTGCAGCTCTCTTCTTGTGCGTGATCCCCCATGAGGTGGCCCACGGCTACGTGGCGTGGAAGCTCGGCGATCCCACAGCCAAGGCAGCGGGGCGGCTCACCCTGAACCCGCTCAAGCACCTCGACCCGATCGGTTCCGTCGTCCTCCCGCTGGGGCTTCTGCTCCTGCGGCAGTTCGTCGGCGGGAGCCTGGTCGTGTTCGGGTGGGCGAAGCCGGTCCCGATCAACCCGTACTACTTTCGCGACACGTGGAAGGGGACGCTCTACGTGAGCCTCGCCGGGCCGGGGACGAACTTCGCGATGGCCCTCGCCGCTGCCGGACTCGGTCGCGGCCTCGTCGCCCTCGGGGTGAGGAACGCTTACGTCCTCGCGTTCGTCGCCCTGATCGTCCTCCTCTCCCTCGTGCTGGGGCTGTTCAACCTCCTCCCCGTCCCCCCTCTCGATGGCTCGAAGGTCCTCGCCTACTTCCTTCCCGTGCGGTGGCGGCTCGCGCTTCTGCGCTGGGAGCAGTTTGGGTTGGTGATCGTGGTGGCCCTCCTTTTCCTCGGGGTCCTGCAGGTCGTGTTCACGGGGGCGGAAGCGATCGCGCTCCACCTGATTGGGCTTCGGTGGGCCCTCCTCTCCGGGCTGTGGGGTTAG